Proteins encoded by one window of Dioscorea cayenensis subsp. rotundata cultivar TDr96_F1 chromosome 6, TDr96_F1_v2_PseudoChromosome.rev07_lg8_w22 25.fasta, whole genome shotgun sequence:
- the LOC120262835 gene encoding pentatricopeptide repeat-containing protein At5g66520-like isoform X2, which yields MTTEPSLGFSSPSLVSLTTPILSGKQVHARLVKSSDGVSSESWNSLMDFYLNIGEDVRKVRRILDGMKDPCIVSWNCLLDGYVKSGEIENARKVFEEMPERDTVSWTTMLLGYVNEGMLDEACCLFDEMPEKNMVSWSVMIKGFWRSGCYKEALDLFKEMQVLDIEIDKITLTTLLSACAGLGALDQGCWIHAFIDKHDIQVDAHLCTALVDMYAKCGRLDLARKVFRGFKKRKVFVWNAMLGGLAMHSLGLEAVVLFSEMLSSGIRPNEITFICVLSACSHSGLVKDGLQIFHSMAEDYKIKPCVQHYGCLVDLLGRAGLFEEAKRVIEVMPMKANGNVWRALLGACRVHGCAELGERVGKMLLEMEPMDDGNYVLLSNVYAVDNRWEDVARLRKEMKEKRVLKTPGWSSIELDGVAYMFASGDLSHPQSRDIYSLLDELTKQLVVANVQ from the exons ATGACCACCGAGCCTTCTCTCGGCTTTTCCTCGCCTTCGCTTGTCTCTCTGACCACCCCGATTCTCTCAG GCAAGCAAGTTCATGCTCGTTTGGTGAAAAGCTCAGATGGTGTTAGTTCTGAGTCTTGGAATTCATTGATGGATTTCTATTTGAATATCGGTGAGGATGTGCGGAAGGTGAGGAGGATTCTTGATGGAATGAAGGATCCATGCATTGTTTCTTGGAACTGTTTGCTTGATGGGTATGTGAAGTCTGGAGAGATCGAGAATGCACGCAAGGTATTCGAGGAAATGCCTGAAAGGGATACGGTTTCATGGACGACAATGCTTTTGGGTTACGTGAATGAGGGGATGTTAGATGAAGCTTGCtgtttgtttgatgaaatgccagaAAAGAACATGGTTTCTTGGAGTGTGATGATTAAGGGGTTTTGGAGATCAGGGTGTTACAAGGAGGCATTGGATCTTTTCAAAGAGATGCAGGTTTTGGATATCGAGATTGATAAGATAACATTGACGACGTTGCTGTCGGCTTGTGCTGGATTAGGTGCTCTTGATCAAGGTTGTTGGATACATGCGTTTATCGACAAACATGACATTCAAGTTGATGCACATCTCTGCACAGCTCTTGTCGATATGTATGCGAAATGTGGGAGATTAGATTTAGCACGCAAAGTTTTTCGGGGattcaagaaaagaaaggtGTTTGTCTGGAATGCAATGCTTGGTGGACTTGCGATGCATTCTCTAGGTCTTGAAGCTGTCGTATTATTCTCGGAGATGTTAAGTTCTGGAATTAGGCCTAATGAAATCACCTTCATATGTGTTCTATCAGCTTGCAGCCACTCGGGGCTTGTCAAAGATGGGCTGCAAATATTTCACAGTATGGCCGAGGATTACAAGATCAAACCTTGTGTGCAACACTATGGATGTTTGGTGGATCTTCTCGGCCGTGCAGGCTTGTTTGAGGAGGCGAAAAGAGTCATTGAGGTCATGCCGATGAAAGCCAATGGTAATGTGTGGCGAGCTTTGTTGGGAGCTTGCAGGGTCCATGGATGTGCTGAACTAGGAGAGCGAGTAGGGAAGATGTTGTTAGAAATGGAGCCAATGGATGATGGGAATTATGTGCTTCTATCCAATGTATATGCTGTTGATAATCGATGGGAAGATGTCgcgaggttgaggaaagagatgaaggagaagagagtTTTGAAAACACCAGGATGGAGTTCCATAGAATTAGATGGAGTTGCTTATATGTTTGCTTCCGGGGATTTGTCCCACCCTCAGAGCAGAGACATATATTCTTTGTTAGATGAACTGACCAAGCAGCTTGTTGTTGCCAATGTTCAGTGA
- the LOC120262835 gene encoding pentatricopeptide repeat-containing protein At5g66520-like isoform X1, translating to MTTEPSLGFSSPSLVSLTTPILSAMLVFEGKQVHARLVKSSDGVSSESWNSLMDFYLNIGEDVRKVRRILDGMKDPCIVSWNCLLDGYVKSGEIENARKVFEEMPERDTVSWTTMLLGYVNEGMLDEACCLFDEMPEKNMVSWSVMIKGFWRSGCYKEALDLFKEMQVLDIEIDKITLTTLLSACAGLGALDQGCWIHAFIDKHDIQVDAHLCTALVDMYAKCGRLDLARKVFRGFKKRKVFVWNAMLGGLAMHSLGLEAVVLFSEMLSSGIRPNEITFICVLSACSHSGLVKDGLQIFHSMAEDYKIKPCVQHYGCLVDLLGRAGLFEEAKRVIEVMPMKANGNVWRALLGACRVHGCAELGERVGKMLLEMEPMDDGNYVLLSNVYAVDNRWEDVARLRKEMKEKRVLKTPGWSSIELDGVAYMFASGDLSHPQSRDIYSLLDELTKQLVVANVQ from the exons ATGACCACCGAGCCTTCTCTCGGCTTTTCCTCGCCTTCGCTTGTCTCTCTGACCACCCCGATTCTCTCAG CCATGTTGGTTTTTGAAGGCAAGCAAGTTCATGCTCGTTTGGTGAAAAGCTCAGATGGTGTTAGTTCTGAGTCTTGGAATTCATTGATGGATTTCTATTTGAATATCGGTGAGGATGTGCGGAAGGTGAGGAGGATTCTTGATGGAATGAAGGATCCATGCATTGTTTCTTGGAACTGTTTGCTTGATGGGTATGTGAAGTCTGGAGAGATCGAGAATGCACGCAAGGTATTCGAGGAAATGCCTGAAAGGGATACGGTTTCATGGACGACAATGCTTTTGGGTTACGTGAATGAGGGGATGTTAGATGAAGCTTGCtgtttgtttgatgaaatgccagaAAAGAACATGGTTTCTTGGAGTGTGATGATTAAGGGGTTTTGGAGATCAGGGTGTTACAAGGAGGCATTGGATCTTTTCAAAGAGATGCAGGTTTTGGATATCGAGATTGATAAGATAACATTGACGACGTTGCTGTCGGCTTGTGCTGGATTAGGTGCTCTTGATCAAGGTTGTTGGATACATGCGTTTATCGACAAACATGACATTCAAGTTGATGCACATCTCTGCACAGCTCTTGTCGATATGTATGCGAAATGTGGGAGATTAGATTTAGCACGCAAAGTTTTTCGGGGattcaagaaaagaaaggtGTTTGTCTGGAATGCAATGCTTGGTGGACTTGCGATGCATTCTCTAGGTCTTGAAGCTGTCGTATTATTCTCGGAGATGTTAAGTTCTGGAATTAGGCCTAATGAAATCACCTTCATATGTGTTCTATCAGCTTGCAGCCACTCGGGGCTTGTCAAAGATGGGCTGCAAATATTTCACAGTATGGCCGAGGATTACAAGATCAAACCTTGTGTGCAACACTATGGATGTTTGGTGGATCTTCTCGGCCGTGCAGGCTTGTTTGAGGAGGCGAAAAGAGTCATTGAGGTCATGCCGATGAAAGCCAATGGTAATGTGTGGCGAGCTTTGTTGGGAGCTTGCAGGGTCCATGGATGTGCTGAACTAGGAGAGCGAGTAGGGAAGATGTTGTTAGAAATGGAGCCAATGGATGATGGGAATTATGTGCTTCTATCCAATGTATATGCTGTTGATAATCGATGGGAAGATGTCgcgaggttgaggaaagagatgaaggagaagagagtTTTGAAAACACCAGGATGGAGTTCCATAGAATTAGATGGAGTTGCTTATATGTTTGCTTCCGGGGATTTGTCCCACCCTCAGAGCAGAGACATATATTCTTTGTTAGATGAACTGACCAAGCAGCTTGTTGTTGCCAATGTTCAGTGA
- the LOC120263959 gene encoding cytochrome c oxidase subunit 5C isoform X1 produces MTKDSSRKKEKEREGEAAVISCSKSKVKRKNSMAAHVVLKGPSVVKEICIGLTLGLFAGGLWKMHHWNEQRKTRAFYDMLEKGQISVVAAEE; encoded by the exons ATGACCAAGGATTCAtcgagaaagaaagaaaaggaaagagaggGAGAAGCCGCCGTGATCTCGTGTTCCAAATCCAAGG TTAAGAGAAAGAACTCAATGGCTGCACATGTCGTCTTGAAGGGACCAAGTGTGGTGAAGGAGATCTGCATCGGCTTAACTCTTGGCCTGTTCGCCGGCGGTCTCTGGAAGATGCATCACTGGAATGAGCAGAGGAAAACCCGGGCCTTCTACGACATGCTGGAGAAGGGCCAGATCAGTGTCGTCGCGGCTGAGGAGTAA
- the LOC120263959 gene encoding cytochrome c oxidase subunit 5C isoform X2: MAAHVVLKGPSVVKEICIGLTLGLFAGGLWKMHHWNEQRKTRAFYDMLEKGQISVVAAEE, from the coding sequence ATGGCTGCACATGTCGTCTTGAAGGGACCAAGTGTGGTGAAGGAGATCTGCATCGGCTTAACTCTTGGCCTGTTCGCCGGCGGTCTCTGGAAGATGCATCACTGGAATGAGCAGAGGAAAACCCGGGCCTTCTACGACATGCTGGAGAAGGGCCAGATCAGTGTCGTCGCGGCTGAGGAGTAA